A single Solidesulfovibrio fructosivorans JJ] DNA region contains:
- a CDS encoding diguanylate cyclase domain-containing protein — translation MDTPVPPATVLVVDDAPSNLAILTETLRSEFDVRIATSGFEALHLVCDAPPDLILLDILMPEMDGYEVCRRLKADFSTRNIPVIFLTAKNEVSDETTGLALGAVDYITKPITVPIVQARVRAHVELKRRGDLLETLSMRDGLTGIPNRRRFDEYLNRAWRHALRCNTPLSMIMADIDDFKAYNDAYGHMAGDECLRAVAGALSGALRRPGDLVARFGGEEFAVVLEHTELPGALHLAEAMRAAVIDLDLGHEDSRAAQVVTVSLGAATLTPKAGMTPETLIGAADRMLYAAKQAGRNRVLGDTTV, via the coding sequence ATGGATACGCCCGTCCCCCCGGCCACGGTTCTGGTCGTCGACGACGCGCCGTCGAACTTGGCCATTTTGACCGAAACGCTGCGCAGCGAATTCGACGTCCGCATCGCCACAAGCGGATTCGAAGCGTTGCACCTTGTCTGCGACGCCCCCCCGGACCTCATCCTGCTCGACATCCTCATGCCGGAGATGGACGGCTATGAGGTCTGCCGCCGCCTCAAGGCCGATTTTTCCACCCGCAATATCCCGGTCATCTTCCTCACCGCCAAAAACGAGGTTTCCGACGAGACGACGGGGCTGGCCCTCGGGGCGGTGGACTACATCACCAAGCCCATCACCGTGCCCATCGTGCAGGCCCGGGTGCGCGCCCACGTGGAGCTCAAGCGCCGGGGCGACCTGCTCGAAACGCTGTCCATGCGCGACGGGCTGACCGGCATTCCCAACCGGCGGCGCTTCGACGAATATCTGAACCGGGCCTGGCGTCACGCCCTGCGCTGCAACACGCCGCTTTCGATGATCATGGCCGACATCGACGACTTCAAGGCCTACAACGACGCCTATGGCCACATGGCCGGCGACGAATGCCTGCGGGCCGTGGCGGGAGCGCTTTCCGGCGCCCTGCGCCGCCCCGGCGATCTGGTGGCGCGGTTCGGCGGCGAGGAATTCGCCGTGGTGCTCGAGCACACCGAACTTCCCGGGGCGCTGCATCTGGCCGAGGCCATGCGCGCCGCCGTCATCGACCTCGACCTCGGCCACGAGGATTCGCGCGCCGCCCAGGTGGTCACCGTAAGCCTCGGCGCGGCGACGCTCACGCCCAAGGCCGGCATGACGCCCGAAACGCTCATCGGCGCCGCCGACCGCATGC
- a CDS encoding DMT family transporter, producing MTAIYCKLIGSAVLWGGTWVAGRVLGRYLEPFSAAFMRFLIASIFLFFLTARLEGRVPKLTRQTLPWLLLLAATGIFAYNALFFAGLRTVPAGRAAMIVASIPAVVALFSALLFKERFTVLKACGIAVSFAGVGLIVSGGDPGALLRQGLSFGDVCIFGCVLTWAAYTLAGKKAMERVAPYGAVTWSCILGAAMLLPPALATGLVRDVAAAGPVAWGCLLFFGVLATGFGFSWYYEGVRAIGPTKAGVFINLVPVTAVFLGWLLLGEPLSSSLALGGTLVLAGVWLTNRRPLQTKNR from the coding sequence ATGACCGCCATCTACTGCAAGCTGATCGGCTCGGCCGTGCTGTGGGGCGGCACGTGGGTGGCCGGACGGGTCCTCGGGCGATACCTGGAGCCTTTTTCCGCCGCGTTCATGCGGTTTCTGATCGCCTCCATCTTTCTTTTTTTTCTCACGGCGCGCCTGGAGGGCCGGGTGCCGAAGCTCACCCGGCAGACCCTGCCCTGGCTGCTGCTCCTGGCCGCGACCGGCATCTTCGCCTACAACGCGCTTTTTTTCGCCGGGCTGCGCACGGTGCCGGCCGGGCGGGCGGCCATGATCGTGGCCTCGATTCCGGCCGTGGTGGCGCTTTTTTCCGCCCTGCTCTTCAAGGAACGCTTCACCGTGCTCAAGGCCTGCGGCATCGCCGTCTCCTTTGCCGGGGTGGGGCTCATCGTCTCCGGCGGCGATCCGGGAGCGCTTTTGCGCCAGGGGCTTTCCTTCGGCGACGTGTGCATTTTCGGCTGCGTGCTGACCTGGGCCGCGTATACGCTGGCCGGGAAAAAGGCCATGGAGCGTGTGGCCCCGTACGGCGCGGTCACTTGGTCGTGCATCCTCGGCGCGGCCATGCTCCTGCCCCCGGCTCTGGCCACGGGGCTTGTTCGGGATGTGGCCGCGGCCGGCCCGGTCGCCTGGGGCTGCCTGCTCTTTTTCGGCGTCCTGGCCACCGGCTTCGGTTTTTCCTGGTACTACGAGGGGGTGCGCGCCATCGGCCCGACCAAGGCCGGAGTGTTCATCAACCTGGTGCCGGTGACGGCGGTTTTTCTCGGCTGGTTGCTGCTCGGGGAACCGCTCTCCTCTTCCCTGGCCCTTGGCGGCACGCTGGTGCTGGCCGGGGTTTGGCTGACCAACAGGCGGCCGCTTCAAACGAAAAACCGATAA
- a CDS encoding 4Fe-4S dicluster domain-containing protein, producing MTARKTLYIDYSKCIGCETCEYVCRFVHDVPRIHMIRAVSGLMAPLYCRHCAEPNCAKVCKRGAIRRDMDGAMVLQPMLCRGCESRQCMLACPYMAVFETDKGVMVVKCDLCAARRQIGQEPACVQMCPCGAIHYVAPEDISPLASEEAQDAEQRVLACLRPPKKAENAGGTGQTP from the coding sequence ATGACCGCGCGCAAAACGCTTTACATCGACTATTCCAAATGCATCGGCTGCGAGACCTGCGAATACGTCTGCCGGTTCGTCCACGACGTGCCGCGCATCCACATGATCCGGGCCGTTTCGGGCCTTATGGCCCCCCTGTACTGCCGCCACTGCGCCGAGCCCAATTGCGCCAAGGTTTGCAAGCGCGGGGCCATCCGCCGCGACATGGACGGGGCCATGGTGCTTCAGCCCATGCTCTGCCGGGGCTGTGAGTCGCGCCAGTGCATGCTGGCCTGCCCCTACATGGCCGTTTTCGAAACGGACAAGGGCGTCATGGTGGTCAAATGCGACCTGTGCGCCGCCCGCCGGCAGATCGGCCAGGAGCCGGCCTGCGTCCAGATGTGCCCCTGCGGGGCCATCCATTACGTCGCGCCGGAAGATATTTCCCCCCTGGCATCAGAAGAAGCCCAGGACGCCGAGCAGCGGGTGCTGGCCTGCCTGCGGCCTCCGAAAAAGGCCGAAAATGCCGGCGGAACCGGCCAAACGCCTTGA
- a CDS encoding tetratricopeptide repeat protein: MHTSEQDETAIAKAEAIHQAALEALERKEFDAAREGFLAALEAFVALEDAIGQAMSQHNLGLTSQETGDLAKAREWLEKSLAISEKEELEGGIAVTSHQLGVVAQMAEDYPKAVACYERALELEEKTGNIAGEAKTCHQLGLVANYQGDLEAAKVWYSRAVAIFEDLGDKENVGKTNKLLDFLTDFERKGSHEGHSGPCGHA; this comes from the coding sequence GTGCACACATCCGAACAAGACGAAACGGCCATCGCCAAGGCCGAAGCCATCCACCAGGCCGCCCTGGAAGCCCTGGAGCGCAAGGAGTTCGATGCCGCTCGGGAAGGTTTTCTCGCGGCCCTTGAAGCCTTTGTCGCTCTCGAGGATGCCATTGGGCAGGCCATGAGTCAGCATAATCTGGGGCTGACCAGCCAGGAAACAGGGGATCTGGCCAAGGCACGGGAATGGCTGGAGAAATCCCTGGCCATCAGCGAGAAGGAAGAACTCGAGGGCGGCATCGCCGTCACCAGCCACCAGCTCGGCGTCGTGGCCCAGATGGCCGAGGATTATCCCAAGGCCGTCGCATGCTACGAACGCGCCCTGGAGCTCGAGGAAAAAACCGGCAACATCGCCGGCGAAGCCAAGACCTGCCACCAGCTCGGACTCGTCGCCAACTACCAGGGCGACCTGGAAGCCGCCAAGGTCTGGTACTCCCGGGCCGTCGCCATCTTCGAGGACCTCGGCGACAAGGAAAACGTCGGCAAGACCAACAAACTGCTCGATTTTCTCACCGACTTCGAACGCAAGGGCAGCCACGAAGGCCACTCCGGCCCCTGCGGCCACGCGTAA
- a CDS encoding FAD-dependent oxidoreductase, which translates to MDAMNFNFLCDEPPPPSGASVGIIGAGPSGLAAAGYLSCLGHAVEVYDKMPKPGGLMLFGIPGYRIPRERIEAGTLRMARRYGVVFHTHTKICCSAPLFEEEGDHFATEVKGLGDMVKKHDAIMIATGSWKSRRLEIPGEELPGVLSGLEFLFPIRAAHYCAPNVKAPDVAGRRVVVIGAGHSAVDVAHGAAALGAASVDVLYRRGRADAPCGSLEIERLERAGVTWNERCVPVRVSGEEAVAGIEFTRGGVVESLPADLVVAAIGEVATPPFAKELGLESVRKGEVRWLNMTAIENVFVAGDALTGPSKIGKAVYSGLRAARSLGNWLELKAQNRQTEFAADELISREADRFPGGGFRDAPRVRGL; encoded by the coding sequence ATGGACGCCATGAATTTCAATTTTCTGTGCGACGAGCCGCCCCCGCCGAGCGGCGCGTCGGTCGGCATCATCGGAGCAGGCCCGTCGGGGCTGGCGGCGGCCGGCTACCTCTCGTGCCTGGGCCATGCGGTCGAGGTCTACGACAAGATGCCCAAGCCCGGCGGGCTGATGCTCTTCGGTATCCCCGGCTACCGCATTCCGCGCGAACGCATCGAGGCCGGCACCCTGCGCATGGCCCGGCGCTACGGCGTGGTCTTTCACACCCACACGAAAATCTGTTGCAGCGCGCCGCTTTTTGAGGAAGAAGGCGACCATTTCGCCACCGAGGTCAAGGGCCTTGGCGACATGGTCAAAAAGCACGACGCCATCATGATCGCCACCGGCTCGTGGAAATCGCGCCGGCTGGAGATTCCGGGCGAGGAATTGCCCGGCGTGCTGTCCGGGCTGGAATTTCTCTTCCCCATCCGGGCCGCCCACTACTGCGCCCCGAACGTCAAGGCCCCGGACGTGGCCGGACGGCGGGTGGTGGTCATCGGGGCCGGGCATTCGGCCGTGGACGTGGCCCATGGGGCCGCGGCCCTGGGCGCGGCGTCCGTCGACGTGCTCTACCGGCGCGGCCGCGCCGACGCCCCCTGCGGCAGCCTCGAAATCGAACGCCTGGAGCGCGCGGGCGTCACCTGGAACGAACGTTGCGTGCCGGTGCGCGTGTCGGGCGAGGAGGCGGTCGCCGGCATCGAATTCACGCGTGGCGGGGTGGTCGAAAGCCTGCCTGCCGACCTGGTGGTCGCGGCCATCGGCGAGGTGGCGACGCCGCCGTTCGCCAAGGAGCTCGGCCTCGAGTCCGTGCGTAAGGGCGAGGTGCGCTGGCTCAACATGACGGCCATCGAAAACGTATTCGTGGCCGGCGACGCCTTAACCGGCCCGAGCAAGATCGGCAAAGCCGTCTATTCCGGGCTGCGGGCGGCCCGGTCGCTCGGCAACTGGCTGGAACTCAAGGCCCAGAACCGGCAGACGGAATTCGCCGCCGACGAACTTATCAGCCGCGAGGCCGACCGCTTCCCGGGCGGCGGCTTTCGGGACGCGCCCCGGGTGCGCGGGTTGTAA